From the Silurus meridionalis isolate SWU-2019-XX chromosome 5, ASM1480568v1, whole genome shotgun sequence genome, one window contains:
- the LOC124386558 gene encoding serine protease 23 has product MAHYWRSGLAHFCLAVQLLVLLQSKSSVTVRTPTNLSQNHHIPSLVPHTPLALSRSRFSAKAQLDFTTHCNASCLHKVEDIDKEHLTEQLAFETLYADGSRTLTTVNLEDEDADSNRRSAMNSKRKHKILSFSHKRKRRQIYGADGRFNIRGDHFLLDYPFSTAVRISTGCTGVLVSQQHVLTAAHCVHDGKDYVKGARKLRVGFLIPPSVNSTTEDLKKPLVRWLRVRRMRVPKGWIQGPQDVSMDYDYALLELRWPHRRPFMRLAVAPSSNDLAGKRVHFSGFDSDRPGELVYRFCPVEDESNDLIYQHCDARPGASGSGVYGRVWDNDLERWERKVIGIFSGHQWLEIDGENRDYNVAVRFTPLKFAQICYWVHGNRGGCSQG; this is encoded by the coding sequence ATGGCTCATTACTGGAGATCGGGCTTAGCACATTTCTGTCTTGCTGTTCAGCTTCTCGTACTTCTCCAATCCAAGTCTTCTGTGACGGTGAGAACACCCACCAACCTGTCGCAGAATCACCACATTCCCTCTCTGGTGCCTCACACCCCTTTGGCCCTCTCCCGCTCCCGTTTCAGTGCTAAGGCCCAGCTGGACTTTACCACCCACTGCAATGCCAGCTGCCTCCACAAGGTAGAAGACATTGACAAAGAACATCTAACTGAGCAGCTGGCCTTCGAAACACTGTATGCTGATGGCTCACGTACACTAACCACTGTCAATCTGGAAGATGAAGATGCTGACAGTAACCGCCGTTCTGCAATGAACAGTAAGAGGAAGCATAAAATCCTATCTTTCTctcataaaagaaaaagaaggcaaatCTATGGTGCAGATGGGCGCTTCAACATTCGGGGTGACCACTTCCTGCTGGACTACCCATTCTCCACAGCTGTACGCATTTCAACAGGCTGCACTGGTGTTTTAGTATCCCAACAACATGTGCTGACTGCTGCACACTGTGTACATGATGGAAAAGATTATGTCAAAGGTGCACGTAAACTCAGAGTTGGCTTTTTAATCCCACCTTCAGTCAATAGCACCACAGAAGACTTGAAAAAGCCCTTGGTGCGCTGGCTAAGGGTGCGGAGGATGCGTGTACCTAAAGGTTGGATACAAGGGCCGCAGGATGTCAGCATGGATTATGACTATGCCCTTCTGGAGCTGCGTTGGCCACATCGCCGCCCCTTTATGCGTCTGGCTGTAGCCCCTTCTTCCAATGATTTGGCTGGAAAGCGCGTCCATTTCTCTGGTTTTGACAGTGATAGGCCTGGAGAGCTTGTGTATCGTTTCTGCCCTGTAGAAGATGAGAGTAATGATCTAATCTACCAGCATTGTGATGCGAGACCTGGTGCCAGTGGCTCTGGTGTGTATGGTCGTGTGTGGGACAATGATTTGGAACGCTGGGAGCGTAAGGTGATTGGCATCTTTTCTGGGCACCAGTGGTTGGAGATTGATGGTGAGAATCGTGACTACAATGTCGCCGTTCGTTTCACTCCACTGAAATTTGCTCAGATCTGTTACTGGGTGCATGGAAACAGAGGCGGCTGCAGTCAGGGCTGA
- the cfl1 gene encoding cofilin-1: protein MASGVTVQENVLTCFNEMKVRKAQCSEEERKKRKKAVLFCLSDDRKQIIIEEGREILQGDEGDPFLKFVKMLPPDDCRYALYDATYETKDCKKEDLVFIFWAPESAPLKSKMIFASSKDAIKKKFTGIKHEWQVNGLDDIKDRKTLAEKLGGSSVVTLEGSPLD, encoded by the exons GCCTCCGGAGTCACAGTCCAAGAGAATGTGCTGACCTGCTTCAACGAAATGAAAGTGCGTAAGGCACAGTGCAGTGAGGAGGAGCgtaagaagaggaagaaggcTGTGCTGTTCTGCCTGAGTGACGACAGAAAGCAAATCATCATTGAAGAGGGCCGTGAGATCCTGCAGGGAGATGAAGGAGATCCCTTCCTTAAGTTTGTCAAGATGTTGCCCCCTGATGACTGCCGTTATGCTCTGTATGACGCCACATATGAGACCAAGGATTGCAAGAAGGAGGATCTGGTATTTATCTTTTG GGCTCCAGAGTCTGCTCCACTCAAGAGCAAGATGATCTTTGCAAGCTCCAAGGATGCAATCAAGAAGAAGTTTACAG GTATCAAGCATGAGTGGCAAGTGAATGGACTGGATGACATCAAGGATCGAAAGACTCTTGCTGAGAAGCTTGGGGGTTCCTCAGTGGTCACTCTTGAGGGAAGTCCTCTTGATTAA